In Muribaculum gordoncarteri, the genomic window CCTTGCGTGTGGAGTTGTCGTCATCGGCGGCATAAACGGTAAAGGCCGATGTCGATGCGGCAAGCAGGAGCAATAGGGATAGAATTCGATTCATCGTCAGCATTGTTTTTATTTGCTAAAGAAGTTGATTTTTTTCAGCCAGCCCACTTTTCGGTCAAGCATGAATATGTCAAGAATCAAAAATGCAAGCGCAATCCATGCAAATACGGGGAATTGCTCGGCGCTTGCCGTGTAGTTGATTTTCTCAAGGCTGCTGGTGGCGAGAGTCTTGAGCTGCTCGTCGACATCGTTGACTACTGTCGACGCGGCTCCCGACACGTATATGCCGTCGCCTTCCTCGGCTATCTTGCGGGCCATCGTTTCATCAAGACGGGTTGTCACGGGGTTGCCCGAGTCGTCCTTCAGATATTGACCGTTACGGCCTATGGGGATGAGTGCGCCCTTTGTCGAGCCGAGTCCTATCACATCGACCTGAATGCCGCGCTTGGCTGCTTCCTGGGTCGCTGCGAGCGGGTCGTCCTCGAAGTTCTCGCCGTCGGTTATCACGATTATGGCACGCTGCATATCCTCATCGGGGGTAAACGAGTTCATAGCCATCTGTATGGCAGCGCCTATGGCCGTTCCCTGGGTGGGGACCATTTCGGTGGAGATGCTGTTGAGGAACATCTTGGCCGAAACGAAGTCGCTCGTTATGGGCAGCTGGGTGTAGGCGTCGCCTGCAAACACGATCAGGCCCACCTTGTCGTTGTCGAGCTTGTCGATGAGCTTTTCAAGCACGAGCTTGGCACGCTGAAGTCGCGACACACCGCGCGGATCGTCGGTCGACGAAGCGAGCATCGAGTTGGATACATCGAGGCATATCATCACCTCTATGCCTTGTACTTCGCTCACCTCCTCCTTGGCACCGGCACGTGGACGCGCCAGCACGATAACAAGTGCGGCTATTGCTATAAGCTGAAGAACCAGCTTAATCCCGGGCTTGTAGCGTGAAGCGTCGGGCATGAGCGGCGTCAGGGTTGCAATGCGGCCGTAACGCATGAGCTTGCGTCGCCGTGCAATCCTCGCAATGATGTATAGCCCTGCTACAACGGGAAGCAGGAACAGTAGATATAGAAGGTGTGGATTAGCGAAACTGAACATTGTTTTGGCTATATATTATTATAGTAAATTGTCATGGAATTGTGCGCAACACGGTGT contains:
- a CDS encoding vWA domain-containing protein, giving the protein MFSFANPHLLYLLFLLPVVAGLYIIARIARRRKLMRYGRIATLTPLMPDASRYKPGIKLVLQLIAIAALVIVLARPRAGAKEEVSEVQGIEVMICLDVSNSMLASSTDDPRGVSRLQRAKLVLEKLIDKLDNDKVGLIVFAGDAYTQLPITSDFVSAKMFLNSISTEMVPTQGTAIGAAIQMAMNSFTPDEDMQRAIIVITDGENFEDDPLAATQEAAKRGIQVDVIGLGSTKGALIPIGRNGQYLKDDSGNPVTTRLDETMARKIAEEGDGIYVSGAASTVVNDVDEQLKTLATSSLEKINYTASAEQFPVFAWIALAFLILDIFMLDRKVGWLKKINFFSK